The Prevotella herbatica genome contains the following window.
ATCAGCAAAATCAACAATATAGGGGATACAACTTCTACAATATTGAAGAAAAGAAACGGAGAATACTTTGATGAAAATAATCATCTAAAAATGTCCTTAAAAGACACTACTTATGTTTATTATCAGAAAGAGAATGATATTGATCGTGCAAAACTATTTACAACAATCAGTGTAAAGAATGACAGTCTTTATTCCTCAACAACAAAATATATATGGAAAAATTGCTATGATGAATTAAAGCTTGTTGTTTACTATGATAAATCTTATCGAATAAAGAAAATACAGGCTAGAGGATTATATGAATTTAGTAATGAATAATTCTTTATAATGGATATCAGTGTGAACTGCTTTATCCCCCCGCAGATTTCTGTGATTCACGCAGATTAAATACAGCAGCGAGAGAATAGCATGTTTTGCAGATAATACAGATACATGAAAGGGAATGATATAAGACTCCCGCTGATTTCACAGAGTAATGCAGAGAAAATACATCTGCGTGAATCAGTGAAATCAGCGGGAGAAATATGTAAGTCTTTTATTTATATCTTATAATACTATTTTTCGTCACGAATAGGATTCCATCCTTGTGCTTCTAGCTGGAATTCATTGTCGTCACGAGTAGACAGCATGCAGCCTAGACTTTCTTTTGTGATGTAGCCTATTTGGCGTATGCCTTTGATATTCTTAATCTTCTCGTGATCTCCGATAGGAACCGTGAATAGTAGTTCGTAATCTTCACCACCATTTAATGCACAGGTAGTGAGGTTCATGTTGAACTGTTCGGCAGCAACTGCAGTTTGGTAGTCAATAGGTATTTCTTTTTCATACACACGACAACCGCAATGACTTTGGTTACAGATATGAAGAAGTTCGCTGCTAAGTCCGTCAGAAATGTCAATCATTGCAGTAGGTTTGATATTTGCTTTGCGCAATTCGTCTACAATGTCGCCACGTGCTTCTGGCTTAAGTTGTCTGTCGAGAAGATATTCCTTTCCGGCAAAGTCTGGTTGGAAGTCTTCTACGGTTTGTCTCTGTGCTCTTAGAGCAGCAAGTTTTGCTTCGTCATTAGCTGCTTGCGCATCGCGTACCTTTTTATTATACTCTTCTATCTGTGAATAGTACACAGCTTTTTCTCTTTCGAGAATCTGAAGTCCCATGTAGGATGCACCAAGATCACCTGAAACGCAAATGAGGTCAGTCTCTTTGGCTCCGTTTCTGTAAACGACATCCTCGCTAGCAGCCTCACCAATACAAGTGATGCTGATGGCAAGACCTGTTCTTGATGAAGTGGTGTCACCACCAACTACATCAATGTCCCATTTTGCGCATGCTTCACGTAGTCCCGCATAGAATTCGTCTAGGTCTTCTACTTTGAATCGTTTTCCAAGAGCAATGCTTACCAAAATTTGATGAGGAGTTCCGTTCATGGCGAATATGTCGCTGATGTTTACCATTGCAGACTTATAGCCAAGAGTGCGCATGTCGATATATGTTAAATCGAAATGTATTCCCTCCATTAGCATGTCGCTAGTGACAAGAACTTCCTTTTGGGGATAATGAAGTACGGCGCAGTCATCACCTACGCCATACTTTGTACTTGTATTCTTTGGTTCTATATCTTTGGTGAGTCGGTGAATAAGTCCGAACTCTCCAAGTTTAGAAATATCAGTCATTTAATATTCTTATTCAATAATATTATAATAGTTTATGAGCGACGAATCATCTCACGCATAATCTCAGTCATCTTTGGCTGTGCTGCATTGGCTGCTTTCTGCACATCCTCGTGACTAACCTCTACAGGAACATCGAAGCCTCCAAGGTCGGTGATGATGCTGATACCAAATACTTTTATGCCACAATGATGTGCGACGATAACCTCAGGAACGGTACTCATACCAACTGCATCGGCACCAAGCAAGTGGTACATTCTGTATTCAGCAGGAGTCTCGAAAGTAGGTCCCTGAACTCCCATGTAAATACCATGCATAAGGCGAATATCTTTCTCCTTTGCAATCTCGTTAGCCAGTTCAATAAGTGTATGGTCGTAAGCCTCGTGCATATCAGGGAAGCGTGGACCAGTAGGGAAGTTCTTTCCGTGAAGTGGATGCTCAGGGAAGAAATTGATATGATCGTTGATAACCATGAGGTCACCAATCTTGAAATCAGGGTTCATACCTCCAGATGCGTTGCTTACGAAGAGGGTGTCGATGCCCAATTCATACATTACACGCTCAGGGAAGGTTACTTCTTTCATGTTGTAGCCCTCATAGAAATGGAAACGTCCCTCCATAGCCATGATGTCTTTGCCACCAAGTTTACCGAATATCAGTTTGCCTGCATGGCCTTCGACTGTAGAAACAGGGAAATTAGGAATTTCACTATATGGGAATTCGTAACTATCGGTTATTTCTGAAGCTAATTGTCCCAGGCCTGTTCCCAGAATTATCGCTGTCTTTGGACTTGTTGTCATCCTTTCCTTTAGCCAGGATGCTGTTTCTTGAATTTTTTCGTACATAGTCTATGATTTTATCATTAAAAACATTTTCTTGGTTGAGCATGAACCTTACTTTGATAGGTAGAACATAAATATGACTTTTCACGTCATCGTCAATTCCCTCGATATCTTCAAGTCGGGTTGCATCTTTTTCCGTTGTTATAATAATCTTGTTTCCCTTGATGTTTGCGAAAGCTTGATTTATTCTTTCTGCATCTTTTGCCGAAAACTGATGGTGATCGGCAAAAGACAAAGGAGTTATGCTTGTGACATATTTTTGAATGTCGACAATTATCTGCTTTGGTGAAGCTATTCCCGAAACAAGCAGTACGTTTTTACCTTTCAACTGCTGCTTCGTGATTTTATTTTCTTCTTTATTGAATAATGGATACGGCGTATCATAATCAATCGTAGAGAAGAACAGACTTTGGTATGGATAAAGGTCCATTGACTTTGTCAGGACTCTGAATTCCATAGGCTTCAAGTCTTTTGGGCACTTCGTGATGATAACGATGTCGGCACGGTTCTTTCCTGATAATGGTTCACGCAGTCTTCCGGCAGGCAACAACTTGTCATAGATGATGAGTCGATGATAGTCTACTAGAAGAATGTTGATACCAGGTTTAACATATCTGTGCTGAAAAGCATCATCAAGCAATATCACATCGGTATCCTTACGATCATGGATGATATTCTCGATGCCTCTTGTTCTCTTGTGGTCAACTGCAACATTTATGCCAGAAAATTTCTTCTTCATCTGAAATGGTTCATCGCCAATATCTTTCATCGTACTGTTTTCGTCAGCCAAGATGTATCCATGTGTCTTTCTTTTGTAGCCTCGTGAAAGAACAGCAATTTTAGCTTCATCTTGAAGAAGTCTTATCAAATATTCCACATGAGGAGTCTTACCAGATCCCCCAACAGTGATGTTGCCAACTGATATAATAGGTGTTTCGTAGGAGTGCTGTTTTAGCACTCCAATTTCAAATAGTTTATTGCGAAAGCCGACTCCTATTCCATAGAGCCAACTAAGTGGCAACAACCAATCGTAGATGTGAATAAAATCTCCTTCAGTTCTCATAATTATTATTTAATCTTGATGATATATGGCAGGCGTGCCTGAACTTTGTCCATGTGTTCAAAATCGCTAATGATTTTAAATGGCTCATAATATTCGCCAAGCAACATCTGCAAATGTTCGTCCAGATTATTATAATTGTTTTGTTCTGTATTTAATATTTGTTCGAAAATACTTTTTGGTGCAGGATAAGAACATGTCTTATAATCAGTATCCTTTGCTAGTTTGGCAGCTTTAGCAACAGCTTTGTCAAGTCCGCCCAACTCATCAACAAGTTTAATCTTTACAGCATCTTCGCCAAGCCAAACTCTACCTTGTGCAATCTTTTCAACTTGGTCTAAAGTCATGTGTCTGCCTTCAGCAACTCTTTTCTTAAAGATCATGTATCCATGATTTACATTATTCTGCAATAGTCCCAACTGTTCTGGTGTGAATGGATGACCACTTGCTCCAAAAACAGAATTACGGTTGGTCTTTACTTCAGCATAGTTTATTCCGAGCTTCTTGGTGTATAGTTCGCTCATATCTTCAAACAAACCGAAGATACCAATGCTACCAGTAATCGTTGAAGGGTCGGCAACAATCCAGTTTGCATCGCTGCTGATATAATATCCTCCAGATGCAGCAGCACCACTCATGGAAACTACTACAGGTTTAACTTTCTTAAGTTCTGCAATCTGATGCCATATCTGTTCTGAAGCGTAAGCAGAACCACCGCCAGAATTGATACGTATGACAACAGCCTCTACATCATCATTGTTAGCAAGGTCTTGTAGATCCTTACACATATCTTTTCCTACAATCTGATGTCCATTACTGAAAACGCTTTGAGGAGAAGCCTCGTCAACGATGTCACCATAAGCATAATACACAGCAATATGTTTACCTGTTGTCGCATCATCGCTTCCAGCCATATCGTCTACGCTAACCTGATTGACAGTCTCGTCTTGGTCAATAGACAGCATCTTCTTGATTTTTGATTTTACCTCATCGTTATACATCAGGCCATCAACCATCTTGTATTTTACAATGTTTTCTGCGTCTTCAAGCACAATAGCTCTGTCGGCATAAGCATTAAGAGAGTCTTTGTTTATATCTCTGTTTTTTGAAACTGTGTTCAGAATAGTGCTCCACCATCCATTAAGATATCTTTCGGTCTGTTCGCGGTCAGCAGCGCTCATGTTATCAGCGGTGAGGGTCTCGACAGCACTCTTGTATTTACCAACTTTAGTCGTAACAAACTTAATTCCGAATTTAGCCAAAAGGTTCTTGTAGTAAACCTTTTCGCCACCGATACCAATCCAGTTTACCATGCCCTCTTTGTTCATGTAAACTTTATCAGCAGCAGAAGATATATAATAACTCAAAGTGCTGAATTGTTCTCCGTAGGCAACAATCCATTTTCCTGATTTCTTGAAATCAAGTAACGTGTTTTGTATTTCTTCAGCTTGTGCCAAATCAGCACCTAGTTGTCCAGCCTCGATATATATACCTTTGATGTTTTTGTCGTCTTTAGCCTTACGTATAGCTTTCACGGTGTTTTCAAAACTCAGTCCTGATATACCATTGATTTTGTTCATGATATTGTCTTCTGACTGTTCTGTCATCTGACCATCAAGTTTTATGACCAATACCGAGTTGTTTTTAATGTCATTCGTGGCAGTAGAAGCAACGCCGATACCAATAATACATAATATTCCAAAGAAAGACATTACAACTCCAAAGAGAAACATGCCTAGCATAGTGGCAAAGACGTTTTTAAAGAAATCTTTCATACGTTTTATTTTTTCCAGTTTAAATTAGTTATTATATAATATGTGCAAAGATAAATAAATTAATTTATAAATTACAATTAGTTATGTTTATTTTAATAAAAATCATTATCTTTGCGCTATGGAAACAAACAAAAAAATACTATTTACATTGTCATTATTGTTGTATTTTGTGTGTTGTAATGCTCAAAATACGACTCGTAGTTTTGTGTTGAAAATATCTGAAGATGGCGAGTCTACACTTACCGCTTATCTTCCGACTAAACCATCTGGTAGGGCGGTAGTTTGTTTGCCTGGTGGTGGATACACTCACCTTGCAATAGATAACGAGGGACATAACTGGGCTGATTTTTTTAATCGTAAAGGAATCGCTCTTTTTGTGTTGAAATATAGAATGCCTAAGGGTGATAGAAGCATCCCTATATCAGATGCTGTGAAATCAATGGAGACTGTAAGAGACAGTGCTGCATGTTGGAATATAAACCCTTATGATGTGGGTATCATGGGTTCTTCAGCAGGTGGTCATTTAGCATCAGTTATCTCAACAAAGGCTGATTTCTATGCACGTCCAAATTTCAGTATTCTGTTTTATCCTGTTATTACGATGGATAAGAGGAAATCGCATGTAGGTTCATGTGATAATTTTTTGGGTAGTGGTGTGAATAATAAAGAACTGGTAAATGAGTACTCAACTGATATGCAGGTACGTGCTCATCTTACTCCAGAGGCTGTGATATTCTTGGCTAATGATGATGGCGGAGTTCCACCATTGACAAATGGACTTGCTTATTATGCTGCTATGCGAAGAAACGGTAATAAATGTTCGCTTCATATTTACCCTATAGGAGGACACGGATTTGGATTCAAAAAGGAATTTGCATATCATGAACAATTGCTAAATGATCTTTCAACATGGTTGGATAATCATAAATCTCCGTCA
Protein-coding sequences here:
- the thiL gene encoding thiamine-phosphate kinase; its protein translation is MTDISKLGEFGLIHRLTKDIEPKNTSTKYGVGDDCAVLHYPQKEVLVTSDMLMEGIHFDLTYIDMRTLGYKSAMVNISDIFAMNGTPHQILVSIALGKRFKVEDLDEFYAGLREACAKWDIDVVGGDTTSSRTGLAISITCIGEAASEDVVYRNGAKETDLICVSGDLGASYMGLQILEREKAVYYSQIEEYNKKVRDAQAANDEAKLAALRAQRQTVEDFQPDFAGKEYLLDRQLKPEARGDIVDELRKANIKPTAMIDISDGLSSELLHICNQSHCGCRVYEKEIPIDYQTAVAAEQFNMNLTTCALNGGEDYELLFTVPIGDHEKIKNIKGIRQIGYITKESLGCMLSTRDDNEFQLEAQGWNPIRDEK
- a CDS encoding purine-nucleoside phosphorylase; the encoded protein is MYEKIQETASWLKERMTTSPKTAIILGTGLGQLASEITDSYEFPYSEIPNFPVSTVEGHAGKLIFGKLGGKDIMAMEGRFHFYEGYNMKEVTFPERVMYELGIDTLFVSNASGGMNPDFKIGDLMVINDHINFFPEHPLHGKNFPTGPRFPDMHEAYDHTLIELANEIAKEKDIRLMHGIYMGVQGPTFETPAEYRMYHLLGADAVGMSTVPEVIVAHHCGIKVFGISIITDLGGFDVPVEVSHEDVQKAANAAQPKMTEIMREMIRRS
- the lpxK gene encoding tetraacyldisaccharide 4'-kinase, whose protein sequence is MRTEGDFIHIYDWLLPLSWLYGIGVGFRNKLFEIGVLKQHSYETPIISVGNITVGGSGKTPHVEYLIRLLQDEAKIAVLSRGYKRKTHGYILADENSTMKDIGDEPFQMKKKFSGINVAVDHKRTRGIENIIHDRKDTDVILLDDAFQHRYVKPGINILLVDYHRLIIYDKLLPAGRLREPLSGKNRADIVIITKCPKDLKPMEFRVLTKSMDLYPYQSLFFSTIDYDTPYPLFNKEENKITKQQLKGKNVLLVSGIASPKQIIVDIQKYVTSITPLSFADHHQFSAKDAERINQAFANIKGNKIIITTEKDATRLEDIEGIDDDVKSHIYVLPIKVRFMLNQENVFNDKIIDYVRKNSRNSILAKGKDDNKSKDSDNSGNRPGTISFRNNR
- the sppA gene encoding signal peptide peptidase SppA, with the protein product MKDFFKNVFATMLGMFLFGVVMSFFGILCIIGIGVASTATNDIKNNSVLVIKLDGQMTEQSEDNIMNKINGISGLSFENTVKAIRKAKDDKNIKGIYIEAGQLGADLAQAEEIQNTLLDFKKSGKWIVAYGEQFSTLSYYISSAADKVYMNKEGMVNWIGIGGEKVYYKNLLAKFGIKFVTTKVGKYKSAVETLTADNMSAADREQTERYLNGWWSTILNTVSKNRDINKDSLNAYADRAIVLEDAENIVKYKMVDGLMYNDEVKSKIKKMLSIDQDETVNQVSVDDMAGSDDATTGKHIAVYYAYGDIVDEASPQSVFSNGHQIVGKDMCKDLQDLANNDDVEAVVIRINSGGGSAYASEQIWHQIAELKKVKPVVVSMSGAAASGGYYISSDANWIVADPSTITGSIGIFGLFEDMSELYTKKLGINYAEVKTNRNSVFGASGHPFTPEQLGLLQNNVNHGYMIFKKRVAEGRHMTLDQVEKIAQGRVWLGEDAVKIKLVDELGGLDKAVAKAAKLAKDTDYKTCSYPAPKSIFEQILNTEQNNYNNLDEHLQMLLGEYYEPFKIISDFEHMDKVQARLPYIIKIK
- the axeA1 gene encoding acetylxylan esterase AxeA1, whose protein sequence is METNKKILFTLSLLLYFVCCNAQNTTRSFVLKISEDGESTLTAYLPTKPSGRAVVCLPGGGYTHLAIDNEGHNWADFFNRKGIALFVLKYRMPKGDRSIPISDAVKSMETVRDSAACWNINPYDVGIMGSSAGGHLASVISTKADFYARPNFSILFYPVITMDKRKSHVGSCDNFLGSGVNNKELVNEYSTDMQVRAHLTPEAVIFLANDDGGVPPLTNGLAYYAAMRRNGNKCSLHIYPIGGHGFGFKKEFAYHEQLLNDLSTWLDNHKSPSKDAIRVACIGNSITDGYGIDMAEEKGYPAMLQNQLGDNYNVKNYGVSARTLMKKGDLPYVKELAWRDAKAFNPNIVIIKLGTNDSKPENWQFNSTYQKDLEAMVDTLKSLPAKPLVYLATPIPAFKGTWNINDSVIVNGIIPIIKKVAKKKRCKIIDLHTEFSQYGGLVQADGIHPNAKGAAKMADIIFNTLSCESQRKIVCGKQK